One window of the Streptomyces asoensis genome contains the following:
- a CDS encoding phenylacetate--CoA ligase family protein, with protein sequence MGGDRDTGDRYFEPRVETMPREELCARQEERVLELVEYAYGNSPFYRELWDEHGTHPRDIRSLEDFRERVPFVTKDMVRAYRARTGDPFGGLLCVPVEELTSVSSSSGTTGDPEFFAEIWQDAPPLVTAQVRDLWELGLRPGDRVLSPPGTFRNLMDPGYQALGAVVIEVDTWLGKMHEVVEALRTYRPAYLQMMYPQMVELEHLAEKTDLKEAFSSLKGASCAGQPLSRKMRERIREDWGIDVYEYTSAADTGTAWECREHDGFHLWEDTVFAECVEVDEHGWRDVPESDLGELVATDLDNRAAPLIRYRSEDLVRLSRDRCGCGRTHARMWVAGRRGDETLVQGRSVVLRDVWQAVEDQPETVAGVFQIVRDRREVDELRLRVGYDPALTADVDALAGRLGEAVHERTGVKPVLDMRPEEDLLKTMTSVAKFPRVVKS encoded by the coding sequence ATGGGCGGTGACAGGGACACCGGGGACAGGTACTTCGAGCCCCGGGTGGAGACCATGCCCCGCGAGGAACTGTGCGCGCGGCAGGAGGAACGGGTCCTGGAGCTGGTCGAGTACGCCTACGGCAACTCGCCCTTCTACCGCGAGCTCTGGGACGAGCACGGGACGCACCCGCGCGACATCCGGTCCCTGGAGGACTTCCGGGAGCGGGTGCCGTTCGTCACCAAGGACATGGTGCGCGCCTACCGGGCCCGCACGGGAGATCCCTTCGGCGGGCTGCTCTGCGTCCCGGTCGAGGAGCTGACCTCGGTCTCCTCCAGCTCGGGCACCACCGGCGACCCGGAGTTCTTCGCCGAGATCTGGCAGGACGCACCGCCCCTGGTGACCGCGCAGGTCCGCGACCTGTGGGAGCTCGGGCTCAGGCCGGGGGACCGGGTGCTGAGCCCGCCGGGCACCTTCCGCAACCTCATGGACCCCGGCTATCAGGCCCTCGGCGCGGTGGTCATCGAGGTGGACACCTGGCTCGGGAAGATGCACGAGGTCGTCGAGGCCCTGCGCACCTACCGCCCCGCCTATCTCCAGATGATGTATCCGCAGATGGTCGAGCTGGAGCACCTGGCCGAGAAGACGGACCTGAAGGAGGCGTTCTCCTCCCTCAAGGGCGCCTCCTGCGCCGGGCAGCCCCTCAGCCGGAAGATGCGCGAGCGGATCCGCGAGGACTGGGGCATCGACGTCTACGAGTACACCAGCGCCGCCGACACCGGCACCGCCTGGGAGTGCCGCGAGCACGACGGCTTCCACCTCTGGGAGGACACCGTCTTCGCCGAGTGCGTCGAGGTCGACGAGCACGGCTGGCGCGACGTCCCGGAGAGCGATCTGGGCGAACTGGTCGCCACCGACCTGGACAACCGGGCCGCGCCGCTGATCCGTTACCGCAGCGAGGACCTCGTCCGCCTGTCACGGGACCGCTGCGGCTGCGGCCGTACCCACGCCCGGATGTGGGTGGCCGGACGACGCGGCGACGAGACCCTGGTCCAGGGGCGGTCCGTGGTCCTGCGGGACGTCTGGCAGGCGGTGGAGGACCAGCCGGAGACGGTGGCCGGAGTCTTCCAGATCGTCCGGGACCGCCGCGAGGTCGACGAACTGCGGCTGCGCGTCGGCTACGACCCCGCGCTCACCGCAGACGTCGACGCGCTGGCCGGCCGGCTGGGCGAGGCCGTGCACGAGCGGACCGGAGTCAAGCCGGTGCTCGACATGCGCCCCGAGGAGGACCTGTTGAAGACCATGACCAGCGTCGCCAAGTTCCCTCGGGTGGTGAAGAGCTGA
- a CDS encoding amidohydrolase family protein, with the protein MSKIWVNSGDSHVMEPADVWTERLPARLGARAPRSERGEKYEMLYIDGERIDRQLGDFMDAMRPPGAWDLKVRLKDLDQEGVWSQLAFPSMGFWLVSITDRELARETVRAWNDWAHEEILSKNKRVITTACVSTADIDDAVAEVERVAELGFKAIFLPCSTREGEEYALDRWEPLWTAVERAGLVLGFHIGTGGQNVVFRGPGGAVVNYMETTYPGMRVVSHMVAGGALDRHPDLRILIAEGGAGWVPAIGDRMDEAYRQHGMFVRPKLSRLPSEIIRQQVYASFQHDRSSVEIVESTGYRNVMWGDDYPHLEGTYGHTQSTLHELFDGVSDDIRDRVTRGTFDELFNLPAQTPQEAAV; encoded by the coding sequence ATGTCGAAGATCTGGGTCAACTCGGGCGACTCCCATGTGATGGAGCCCGCCGACGTGTGGACCGAGCGGCTGCCGGCCCGGCTGGGCGCCCGTGCCCCGCGCAGCGAGCGCGGCGAGAAGTACGAGATGCTCTACATCGACGGCGAACGCATCGACCGCCAGCTCGGCGACTTCATGGACGCCATGCGTCCGCCGGGCGCCTGGGATCTGAAGGTCCGTCTCAAGGACCTCGACCAGGAGGGCGTGTGGTCCCAACTGGCCTTCCCCTCGATGGGGTTCTGGCTCGTCTCGATCACCGACCGCGAGCTCGCCCGGGAGACCGTCCGGGCCTGGAACGACTGGGCGCACGAGGAGATCCTCAGCAAGAACAAGCGCGTCATCACCACCGCCTGCGTCTCGACGGCCGACATCGACGACGCGGTCGCCGAGGTGGAGCGGGTCGCGGAACTGGGCTTCAAGGCGATCTTCCTGCCGTGTTCGACACGGGAGGGCGAGGAGTACGCGCTCGACCGCTGGGAGCCGCTGTGGACGGCGGTGGAGCGGGCCGGTCTGGTGCTCGGCTTCCACATCGGCACGGGCGGGCAGAACGTCGTCTTCCGCGGGCCCGGCGGCGCGGTCGTCAACTACATGGAGACGACCTACCCGGGGATGCGCGTGGTGTCCCACATGGTCGCGGGCGGGGCTCTGGACCGCCACCCGGACCTCCGGATCCTCATCGCGGAGGGCGGCGCCGGGTGGGTGCCGGCCATCGGCGACCGGATGGACGAGGCCTACCGCCAGCACGGCATGTTCGTCAGGCCGAAGCTGAGCCGGCTGCCCAGCGAGATCATCAGGCAGCAGGTCTACGCCTCGTTCCAGCACGACAGGAGCTCCGTGGAGATCGTCGAGTCGACCGGCTACCGCAACGTGATGTGGGGCGACGACTACCCCCACCTGGAGGGCACCTACGGTCACACCCAGTCGACGCTCCACGAGCTGTTCGACGGCGTGTCCGACGACATCCGCGACCGCGTCACACGCGGCACGTTCGACGAGCTGTTCAACCTGCCGGCGCAGACTCCCCAGGAGGCGGCCGTCTGA
- a CDS encoding bifunctional acetate--CoA ligase family protein/GNAT family N-acetyltransferase, with the protein MATPPYPEDLERPGLVRTGRSTFVRPIRPEDADRLVAFVGGLSRATLAYRSLGPVVRARDDVIRRGAQVDYLNELALVALAGDEIAGLVRYVRDPEEPEHAEVTFTIRDDHQSEGFGRLLLEHIAAAARARGIRVLEADVLADNTRMINVFLGSGYRTEAGPPGQIIHFEIAIDPQAQATARAERREHTAVRRSLRPLLEPRSVAVIGANRDPLTIGHEIVANLLRGGFGGSVFPVNPRAERIAGVRAHPSVRDLPEPPDLALVAVRAGAVPEVVRECAEAGVKAVVVVSTGFGETGVEGRATELALARFARASGMRLVGPNCMGVVNTTPAARLAATFSPALPTPGRVAMSSQSGPLGLAVLDFARRLRLGFSGFVSVGHAVDVSTNDLLQWWEEDPGTSVILLHVETFGNPRRFARVARRISPRKPIVAVHPGHADSAVGSLFAQSGVIRTRGLQELFDVALLLAHQPPPPGNRVAVITNAGGPAALTAGACAASGLCVPALGERTRRTLRSALAPRADVANPVDLTPMATATHYRQALDAVLADDDIDAAVVLFMPPLADKPDEVASAILDAAAARPDKPVVASFLGGAGVADLLHRGDLVVPTYTFPEAAAVSLGHAAAYRTWRATPAGVIPDLAGVDTERARSLIADRAPGEVPAAVAAELLDSYGIAVRDTEPHPGPDAFLSVRADPVFGPVVAFGLTGDYADLMEDVAHRVTPLSDRDAREMVRSLRAAPLLDGRAGGPGVDLTALEETVLRISAMVEDLPEIEALELRPVRLLPPGNGVAVAHATVRLADDTTGGGRS; encoded by the coding sequence GTGGCCACTCCCCCGTACCCCGAGGACCTCGAACGGCCCGGACTCGTCAGGACCGGGCGGTCGACCTTCGTCCGGCCCATCCGGCCGGAGGACGCCGACCGCCTGGTCGCCTTCGTCGGCGGCCTGTCCCGGGCCACTCTCGCCTACCGGTCGCTCGGCCCGGTGGTCCGGGCCCGCGACGACGTCATCCGGCGCGGCGCGCAGGTGGACTATCTCAACGAGCTGGCGCTCGTCGCCCTGGCCGGTGACGAGATCGCCGGTCTGGTGCGCTATGTCCGCGACCCGGAGGAACCGGAGCACGCCGAGGTCACGTTCACCATCCGCGACGACCACCAGAGCGAGGGGTTCGGCCGGCTGCTCCTGGAGCACATCGCCGCCGCGGCCCGGGCCCGGGGCATCCGGGTGCTGGAGGCCGACGTCCTCGCCGACAACACCCGGATGATCAACGTGTTCCTCGGCTCCGGCTACCGGACCGAGGCCGGTCCGCCCGGCCAGATCATCCACTTCGAGATCGCCATCGACCCGCAGGCCCAGGCCACGGCCCGGGCCGAGCGCCGCGAGCACACGGCCGTACGGCGGTCGCTCCGGCCCTTGCTCGAACCACGGTCCGTCGCCGTGATCGGCGCCAACCGCGATCCGCTGACGATCGGTCACGAGATCGTGGCCAACCTGCTGCGGGGCGGCTTCGGCGGCAGCGTGTTCCCGGTCAACCCGCGAGCGGAGCGGATCGCCGGGGTGCGGGCCCACCCGAGCGTCCGTGACCTGCCGGAGCCACCGGACCTGGCTCTGGTGGCCGTACGGGCGGGGGCGGTGCCCGAGGTCGTACGCGAGTGTGCGGAGGCCGGCGTCAAGGCGGTGGTCGTCGTCTCGACGGGCTTCGGGGAGACGGGAGTCGAAGGGCGGGCGACCGAGCTGGCGCTGGCCCGCTTCGCCCGTGCCTCCGGGATGCGGCTGGTGGGCCCGAACTGCATGGGCGTCGTCAACACGACACCCGCCGCGCGGCTGGCCGCGACCTTCTCGCCCGCCCTGCCGACGCCCGGCCGGGTGGCGATGTCCAGCCAGTCCGGGCCGCTGGGGCTCGCGGTGCTCGACTTCGCCCGGCGGCTGCGGCTCGGCTTCTCCGGCTTCGTGTCCGTGGGCCACGCCGTGGACGTGTCCACCAACGACCTGCTCCAGTGGTGGGAGGAGGACCCCGGGACCTCGGTGATCCTGCTGCACGTCGAGACCTTCGGCAATCCGCGCCGGTTCGCCCGCGTCGCCCGCCGGATCTCGCCGCGCAAGCCGATCGTCGCGGTGCATCCGGGCCACGCGGATTCGGCGGTGGGCTCGCTGTTCGCCCAGTCCGGCGTGATCCGCACCCGTGGTCTCCAGGAGCTGTTCGACGTCGCCCTGCTGCTCGCCCATCAGCCTCCCCCGCCCGGCAACCGGGTCGCGGTGATCACCAACGCGGGCGGCCCCGCCGCCCTCACGGCGGGGGCGTGCGCGGCGAGCGGTCTGTGCGTACCCGCCCTCGGTGAGCGGACGCGCCGCACGCTCCGTTCGGCCCTGGCGCCCCGCGCGGACGTCGCCAACCCGGTCGACCTCACCCCGATGGCCACCGCCACGCACTACCGGCAGGCCCTGGACGCGGTCCTGGCCGACGACGACATCGACGCGGCCGTGGTCCTGTTCATGCCGCCCCTGGCCGACAAGCCCGACGAGGTGGCATCGGCGATCCTCGACGCGGCCGCGGCCCGGCCCGACAAACCGGTGGTGGCGAGCTTTCTCGGCGGCGCGGGCGTCGCGGACCTCCTGCACCGGGGCGACCTGGTGGTGCCGACGTACACGTTCCCCGAGGCGGCGGCCGTCTCGCTCGGCCACGCGGCGGCGTACCGGACCTGGCGCGCCACCCCCGCCGGCGTCATCCCGGACCTCGCGGGAGTCGACACCGAGCGCGCCCGGTCGCTGATCGCCGACCGTGCTCCGGGCGAGGTCCCGGCGGCGGTCGCCGCGGAACTCCTGGACTCGTACGGAATCGCCGTACGCGACACCGAACCGCACCCCGGCCCCGACGCCTTCCTCTCCGTGCGCGCCGACCCGGTCTTCGGCCCGGTGGTCGCCTTCGGTCTCACGGGGGACTACGCCGACCTCATGGAGGACGTCGCGCACCGCGTCACCCCGCTCAGCGACCGCGACGCCCGGGAGATGGTCCGCTCGCTGCGGGCCGCTCCGCTGCTGGACGGCCGGGCGGGCGGCCCGGGAGTGGATCTCACGGCGCTCGAGGAGACCGTGCTGCGGATCTCGGCGATGGTCGAGGACCTCCCCGAGATCGAGGCGCTGGAACTACGCCCGGTACGGCTGCTGCCGCCCGGGAACGGGGTGGCCGTCGCCCACGCGACGGTCCGACTGGCCGACGACACCACGGGAGGTGGCCGCTCATGA
- a CDS encoding LLM class flavin-dependent oxidoreductase has product MRVGIYFDLRNPPPWRQSWSRVYGFALEMCEEADRLGLDSVWFSEHHGFEDGYLPQPLTMAAAVAARTRRVRLGTAVVPAPLHAAPELAEQAAIVDIISDGRLDLGLGTGYRVPEYRLYGADLTKRYTTTDQRVREIRGLWAESVVTPGPVQDPLPIWLGYQGPQGARRAGRLGTGLLSLNPALLTPYREGLTESGHDVSAGRMQGSFTTFVTEDPDGDWPVVRKHLAYQWDSYRRYMVEGTDQPAPRPIDPEKWRERGLEATGVGQFLYGTPQTVAHAIREYTAGLPVEGVFLWASLAGMPEEMIARQVQLIAGKLRPLLADA; this is encoded by the coding sequence ATGAGAGTCGGCATCTACTTCGACCTGCGCAATCCCCCGCCCTGGCGGCAGAGTTGGTCCCGGGTCTACGGGTTCGCCCTGGAGATGTGCGAGGAGGCGGACCGGCTGGGCCTCGACTCGGTCTGGTTCTCCGAGCACCACGGCTTCGAGGACGGCTATCTCCCCCAGCCGCTGACCATGGCGGCCGCGGTCGCGGCCCGCACCCGCCGGGTGCGCCTGGGCACCGCCGTCGTCCCCGCGCCCCTGCACGCGGCTCCCGAGCTCGCCGAACAGGCCGCGATCGTGGACATCATCAGCGACGGCCGTCTGGACCTCGGACTCGGCACCGGCTACCGGGTGCCCGAGTACCGGCTCTACGGAGCCGACCTCACCAAGCGCTACACCACGACCGACCAGCGGGTACGGGAGATCCGCGGCCTGTGGGCCGAATCCGTGGTCACTCCGGGCCCGGTCCAGGATCCGCTGCCGATCTGGCTCGGCTACCAGGGCCCGCAGGGCGCCCGGCGGGCCGGCCGGCTCGGCACCGGGCTGCTGTCGCTCAACCCGGCGCTGCTGACGCCGTACCGGGAGGGGCTCACGGAGAGCGGGCACGACGTGTCGGCGGGCCGGATGCAGGGCTCGTTCACCACGTTCGTCACCGAGGATCCCGACGGCGACTGGCCGGTGGTCCGCAAACACCTCGCCTACCAGTGGGACAGCTACCGCCGGTACATGGTGGAGGGCACGGACCAGCCCGCGCCCCGCCCGATCGACCCCGAGAAGTGGCGGGAGCGCGGTCTGGAGGCGACCGGCGTCGGCCAGTTCCTCTACGGCACACCGCAAACCGTCGCGCACGCCATCAGGGAGTACACCGCCGGGCTGCCCGTCGAGGGCGTGTTCCTGTGGGCCTCCCTGGCCGGCATGCCCGAGGAGATGATCGCCCGCCAAGTGCAGCTGATCGCGGGGAAGTTGCGTCCGCTGCTCGCCGACGCCTGA
- a CDS encoding PaaI family thioesterase: MPTTGTGESGVTAPNGHWAGTGLPEPPRTAGGVTLCGGCRALGACRLGVERERLDEGGVARFELSCPRSHEGGPDVAHGGWTAAVLDDCLGHLPLLHGVMSVTAELTVSFVKPVPVERPLELRVWADRREGSRWYIAGEMTLAPGGAVLARASGIWVTRDRSHYARHAKWLAGQVEATEGQ; encoded by the coding sequence ATGCCGACGACGGGAACCGGCGAGAGCGGAGTGACGGCACCTAACGGGCACTGGGCGGGGACGGGCCTGCCGGAGCCACCCCGAACCGCCGGGGGCGTGACCCTCTGCGGTGGGTGCCGCGCCCTCGGGGCGTGCCGGCTGGGAGTGGAGCGCGAACGGCTCGACGAAGGCGGCGTGGCGCGGTTCGAGCTGAGCTGCCCGCGCTCCCACGAGGGCGGGCCCGATGTCGCGCACGGCGGCTGGACGGCAGCCGTCCTGGACGACTGCCTCGGCCATCTTCCGCTGCTGCACGGCGTGATGAGCGTGACGGCCGAGCTGACGGTGAGCTTCGTGAAGCCGGTGCCGGTGGAACGGCCGCTGGAGCTGCGGGTGTGGGCCGACCGGCGGGAGGGATCGCGTTGGTACATCGCGGGCGAGATGACGCTCGCGCCGGGCGGGGCCGTACTGGCCCGTGCCTCCGGAATCTGGGTGACCCGCGACCGGAGCCACTACGCGCGGCACGCGAAGTGGCTGGCCGGGCAGGTCGAGGCCACCGAAGGTCAGTAA
- a CDS encoding acyl-CoA dehydrogenase family protein: MDFGLTDEQFLLRATARQFVADVCPAEKAKQWDEQGVVPPELFRGMAELGWFSLPFSEAEGGDGGGPLELILVAEELGRASFDVAMCYIGVLIPGLTVFRWGNEAQRDFIRDQVMTGRHRLAVGLSEPDSGSDAAALRTTAEDHGDHFRVSGQKAWCTGGGLPDTTIATYVRTGPREPKHSGISLLLVDPSTEGVEVRRTPTLARHILGTNEVFFNGALVPKENLVGPRDEGWKVMLSNIELEKVIITGGYLGAAQATLDEMLEYSRARHAFGRPIGNFQSLAHAMADLQTEIDSARLLAYRAAWLLAQGKPCSREGSMAKLKGSETYVAAARLGMQVCAGHGFSTESVMSFRYRESIVATISGGTSQIQRNGIARSMGLRSY; this comes from the coding sequence GTGGACTTCGGGTTGACCGACGAGCAGTTTCTGTTGCGCGCGACGGCACGGCAGTTCGTCGCAGACGTGTGCCCGGCCGAGAAGGCCAAGCAGTGGGACGAGCAGGGCGTCGTACCGCCTGAGCTGTTCCGCGGGATGGCCGAGCTCGGGTGGTTCTCGCTGCCGTTCAGCGAGGCGGAGGGCGGCGACGGCGGCGGACCGCTCGAGCTGATCCTCGTCGCCGAGGAGCTGGGGCGGGCCAGCTTCGACGTCGCCATGTGCTACATCGGGGTGCTCATCCCCGGGCTCACGGTGTTCCGCTGGGGCAACGAGGCGCAGCGCGACTTCATCCGGGACCAGGTGATGACGGGGCGCCACCGGCTCGCCGTCGGCCTCAGTGAGCCGGACAGCGGGTCCGACGCCGCGGCGCTGCGGACCACCGCCGAGGACCACGGGGATCACTTCCGCGTCAGCGGCCAGAAGGCATGGTGCACGGGCGGCGGACTGCCCGACACGACCATCGCCACCTATGTGCGAACGGGGCCGCGCGAGCCCAAGCACAGCGGCATCAGCCTGCTGCTCGTCGATCCGTCGACGGAGGGCGTCGAGGTGCGCCGGACACCGACCCTGGCCCGGCACATCCTGGGCACCAACGAGGTCTTCTTCAACGGTGCCCTGGTGCCGAAGGAGAACCTCGTCGGCCCGCGCGACGAGGGCTGGAAGGTGATGCTCTCCAACATCGAACTGGAGAAGGTGATCATCACCGGCGGCTATCTGGGTGCCGCTCAGGCCACGCTCGACGAGATGCTCGAATACTCCCGCGCGCGGCACGCGTTCGGCCGTCCGATCGGCAACTTCCAGTCGCTCGCCCATGCCATGGCCGACCTCCAGACCGAGATCGACTCCGCCCGGCTGCTCGCCTACCGTGCGGCCTGGCTGCTGGCCCAGGGCAAGCCGTGCTCGCGGGAGGGCTCAATGGCGAAGCTGAAGGGGTCGGAGACCTATGTGGCTGCCGCCCGGCTCGGGATGCAGGTCTGCGCCGGGCACGGCTTCTCCACCGAGAGCGTGATGAGCTTCCGCTATCGCGAGTCGATCGTGGCCACGATCTCCGGGGGGACCAGCCAGATCCAGCGCAACGGGATCGCCCGCAGCATGGGACTGCGGAGTTACTGA
- the lexA gene encoding transcriptional repressor LexA: MEVPRMENTASARRGRPPGPRTAEGELTSRQSAIVRYITESVERQGYPPSMREIGQAVELASTSSVAHQLMALERKGVLYRDPQRPRAYRVRPSWAPDLGGRSEMRVDVPLVGRIAAGAPLLAEEMVEDVYALPRQVVGDGDLFALTVSGDSMIDAAICDGDIVTVRRQDSADHGDVVAALLDDEATVKVLRRQDGQVWLMPRNPAYAPIRGDQAQILGKVVGVLRLL, translated from the coding sequence ATGGAGGTGCCCCGGATGGAGAACACCGCGTCCGCCCGCCGGGGCCGTCCCCCGGGGCCCCGGACCGCCGAAGGAGAGCTGACGAGCCGCCAGTCGGCCATCGTCCGCTACATCACGGAGTCGGTCGAGCGGCAGGGCTACCCGCCGTCGATGCGGGAGATCGGCCAGGCCGTGGAGCTCGCCAGCACCTCCTCGGTCGCTCATCAGCTGATGGCCCTCGAGCGCAAGGGCGTGCTCTACCGGGATCCGCAACGCCCGCGCGCCTACCGGGTCCGGCCGTCGTGGGCGCCCGACCTGGGCGGCAGGAGCGAGATGCGGGTGGATGTGCCACTCGTCGGACGGATCGCGGCCGGCGCCCCGCTGCTCGCCGAGGAGATGGTCGAGGACGTCTACGCCCTGCCCCGCCAAGTCGTGGGCGACGGCGATCTGTTCGCCCTGACGGTCTCCGGCGACTCCATGATCGACGCGGCGATCTGTGACGGCGACATCGTGACCGTACGACGCCAGGACAGCGCCGATCACGGGGACGTCGTCGCCGCGCTCCTGGACGACGAGGCCACCGTCAAGGTGCTGCGCCGACAGGACGGTCAGGTGTGGCTCATGCCCCGCAACCCGGCCTACGCGCCGATCCGCGGCGACCAGGCGCAGATCCTCGGGAAGGTCGTCGGCGTCCTGCGCCTGCTCTAG
- a CDS encoding ArsR/SmtB family transcription factor — protein sequence MSNEAAGGGHRAAPVHTDPQEVSVLTALSAVSDPVRIKLIRDLAGSADWTRSCGSFDVPVGKAALSHHFSVLRGAGLVEQRDEGPKRVNRLRREEFEERFPGLLALLLREDGTVGTE from the coding sequence ATGTCGAACGAGGCTGCGGGCGGTGGTCACCGTGCGGCGCCGGTGCACACGGATCCCCAGGAGGTGTCCGTGCTCACGGCGCTGTCCGCGGTCTCCGACCCGGTGCGCATCAAGCTGATCCGCGACCTGGCGGGCTCCGCCGACTGGACGCGCAGCTGCGGCAGCTTCGACGTGCCCGTCGGCAAGGCCGCGCTCAGTCACCACTTCTCGGTCCTGCGCGGCGCCGGGCTGGTCGAACAGCGCGACGAGGGGCCGAAGCGGGTCAACCGACTGCGCCGCGAGGAGTTCGAGGAGCGCTTTCCCGGGCTGCTCGCCCTGCTTCTGCGTGAGGACGGCACCGTCGGCACCGAGTGA
- a CDS encoding quinone oxidoreductase family protein, producing the protein MRAVEFQEYGAPEVLKVVRAETPEPGPGQVTIDAAYVGVNFADLKARAEGYRVQSLPFRPGLEVSGRVRAVGDGVQGLRAGQEVAALVGGGAYAEVVVADAVTVFPLPEGLDLRTAATLPTVVPTAYALLHEVGRLRAGETVLVQGAAGGIGTVAGQLARAAGAGAVYGVVSSAAKAEHALKHGYDEVFIGDAFAADVRRATDGKGVDLVLDPVGGDTLHRGLDALAVFGRLVSFGNASGAEPWHVGQPELYAQGRSVGGFSILGLAQSAPETLRALAERAFRTVSDGTVSLPVTAEFPLADAAEAHRLMGGRTSTGKLLLRAAD; encoded by the coding sequence ATGCGCGCGGTCGAGTTCCAGGAGTACGGCGCCCCCGAGGTGCTGAAGGTCGTCCGGGCCGAGACCCCCGAGCCCGGGCCGGGCCAGGTCACCATCGACGCCGCCTACGTCGGCGTGAACTTCGCCGATCTCAAGGCGCGCGCCGAGGGATACCGGGTGCAGTCGCTGCCGTTCCGGCCCGGCCTGGAAGTGTCGGGGCGGGTCCGGGCCGTGGGCGACGGCGTCCAAGGGCTGCGGGCCGGGCAGGAGGTCGCCGCGCTGGTCGGTGGTGGCGCCTACGCGGAGGTGGTCGTCGCCGACGCCGTCACCGTCTTCCCGCTCCCCGAGGGCCTGGACCTGCGCACCGCCGCCACCTTGCCCACCGTGGTGCCGACCGCGTACGCCCTGCTCCACGAGGTCGGGCGGCTGCGGGCCGGGGAGACCGTGCTGGTGCAGGGCGCGGCCGGCGGCATCGGCACGGTGGCCGGTCAGCTGGCCCGGGCGGCGGGCGCCGGAGCCGTGTACGGCGTGGTGTCGTCCGCGGCGAAGGCCGAGCACGCGCTCAAGCACGGCTACGACGAGGTGTTCATCGGCGACGCCTTCGCCGCCGACGTCCGCCGCGCCACCGACGGCAAGGGGGTCGACCTGGTGCTCGACCCGGTGGGCGGCGACACCCTGCACCGCGGCCTCGACGCGTTGGCCGTCTTCGGACGTCTGGTGTCCTTCGGCAACGCGAGTGGCGCCGAGCCGTGGCACGTCGGGCAGCCCGAGTTGTACGCCCAGGGCCGTTCGGTCGGCGGCTTCTCCATCCTGGGGCTCGCCCAGTCCGCGCCCGAGACATTGCGCGCCCTCGCCGAGCGCGCCTTCCGCACGGTCTCCGACGGCACCGTGAGCCTCCCGGTCACCGCCGAGTTCCCGCTGGCGGACGCGGCCGAGGCGCACCGGCTGATGGGCGGGCGCACGTCGACGGGAAAGCTGCTGCTGCGGGCGGCCGACTGA